The following proteins are co-located in the Telopea speciosissima isolate NSW1024214 ecotype Mountain lineage chromosome 9, Tspe_v1, whole genome shotgun sequence genome:
- the LOC122639460 gene encoding pentatricopeptide repeat-containing protein At4g18840: MSASLPQPFVVSFTEMATTLREVHQAHAHMIKTGLIRNTFAASRLIAFADTNPSDPRTLAYAHSVFTGISNPNSYVWNTIIRAYANSSTPVHALLIFHQMLHGPVFPDKFSFPFVLKACSYLRWIKEGQQIHTHIVKVGLGSDVFIQNTLIHLYASAGFFECAHNLLDRMLERNVISWNAILSAHVSQGLMEQALDLFEEMPDKNVESWNFMISGYVSLGLIQEARNLFDVMPLRDVVSWNAMLTGYAHASCFDEVLAIFEDLQNAKVKPNSYTLVNVLSACANMGAMNQGEWIHSFINKNGIKIDGFLATALVDLYSKCGNIEKAIEVFGNTLRKDISTWNSIIAGLSIHGYGEDALRVFSEMLTEGYSPNEITFVSVLSACSRAGLLEEGRAVFDLMVHVHGIEPSIEHYGCLVDLLGRAGLLEEAEELIKTMPLKDAPAVWESLLNACRIHENVELAECVAMRLLELNPQDSAGYVQLSNIYGSIGRWNDVREVRRMMRAQKVRKEPGCSMIEVDGIVHEFLASDGLYSQGD; the protein is encoded by the coding sequence ATGTCAGCAAGCTTACCTCAACCGTTCGTGGTTTCTTTCACAGAGATGGCAACCACCCTTCGTGAAGTTCACCAAGCCCATGCCCACATGATCAAAACAGGCCTCATTCGTAATACTTTCGCAGCAAGTCGCTTAATTGCCTTCGCTGATACTAACCCCTCCGACCCAAGAACCCTCGCATACGCCCACTCAGTATTCACTGGCATCTCTAACCCAAACTCCTACGTATGGAACACCATAATTCGAGCCTACGCAAATAGCTCTACTCCGGTTCATGCCCTTCTCATCTTTCACCAAATGCTACATGGTCCTGTCTTCCCTGATAAGTTTTCCTTCCCCTTCGTTCTTAAGGCTTGCTCTTATCTTCGTTGGATCAAAGAAGGACAACAAATACACACCCATATTGTCAAAGTTGGGCTTGGTTCTGATGTTTTCATTCAGAACACCTTAATTCATTTGTATGCAAGCGCTGGGTTCTTCGAATGTGCTCACAATTTGCTCGATAGAATGCTTGAAAGGAATGTGATTTCATGGAATGCTATATTGAGTGCTCATGTTAGTCAGGGTTTGATGGAGCAAGCGCTTGACTTGTTCGAGGAAATGCCGGACAAAAATGTGGAGTCATGGAATTTCATGATTTCAGGGTATGTGAGTCTTGGATTGATTCAAGAAGCAAGGAATCTTTTTGATGTAATGCCACTGAGAGATGTTGTTTCTTGGAACGCAATGCTTACAGGCTATGCACATGCTAGTTGCTTCGATGAAGTACTTGCAATTTTTGAAGATCTGCAAAATGCAAAGGTGAAGCCAAATAGTTACACACTTGTAAATGTCTTATCGGCATGTGCAAACATGGGAGCCATGAACCAAGGTGAATGGATCCACTCTTTTATCAATAAGAATGGCATCAAGATTGATGGGTTCCTCGCTACTGCTCTTGTAGACTTGTATTCCAAGTGTGGAAATATTGAGAAGGCTATAGAAGTGTTTGGTAATACTTTGAGAAAGGATATTAGTACTTGGAATTCCATAATTGCGGGATTAAGTATACATGGCTATGGAGAGGATGCACTCAGGGTTTTCTCTGAGATGCTAACTGAGGGATACTCACCTAATGAGATTACTTTCGTAAGTGTTCTTTCCGCTTGTAGTCGTGCAGGTCTGTTGGAGGAGGGTCGTGCAGTTTTCGATTTAATGGTACATGTTCATGGAATTGAACCATCCATTGAGCACTATGGCTGTTTGGTTGATTTACTTGGTCGGGCTGGATTATTGGAAGAGGCTGAGGAGCTTATAAAAACAATGCCGCTTAAGGATGCTCCTGCAGTTTGGGAGTCTTTATTGAATGCGTGCAGAATACACGAAAATGTTGAACTAGCAGAGTGTGTTGCAATGAGACTTTTAGAGTTGAATCCCCAAGATAGTGCTGGTTATGTACAATTGTCCAATATATATGGATCCATTGGGAGATGGAATGATGTCCGAGAGGTGAGGAGGATGATGAGAGCACAAAAAGTGAGAAAGGAACCTGGTTGCAGCATGATTGAGGTGGATGGCATTGTTCACGAGTTCTTAGCTAGTGATGGGTTGTACTCTCAAGGGGATTAG